Genomic DNA from Alistipes indistinctus YIT 12060:
CCGTCGATCTCCACGAACGGGACGAAGTAGCCGTTGGTTCCGTCATAGCGCAGCGTAAAACGGGGATAGAAATAGCATTTGGATTTCTCCGTCTCACCCCTGAGATCCCTATCGAAATTGCGGCTGTTGAACGTGAAATCCACACCGAGCGAGAAGTCGAATTTACCCGCTTTCAAGTGATAGAGCGGCGCCACCGTCACCAAGTGGTTATCCTGCCCTCCCAGCTCGTCCATTCCGAAATAGCCTTCGTACTGCGTATGCAATGTCACTTCGTGCATGCCGCCGAAACGCTTGCCGAGATCGAGGTAAGCGTTCATTCCGGTCTGCGCCCGGTCGAAACGGTCGTTGAAATAGGCAGCGTCCACCCCGACCCTGAAATTAAAGAGGGAAAGGTCTTCGAACGTATCGCCGAAACCGACTTTGCCCCGGACGGTCGTAAAGTGCTGCCGCAAACCCGAAGCGGTCGTATCGAACGAGGCCGGGAGCGGCATATCCGGATTCGGATTGGCATACCCGTAACGAGTGACCATGTCATAGTCCACGCCGATCTCGCCGTTGAGGACGTAGCGTGTCCACCGCCGCTCGCCCAAAACACCGATCTTGTTGAATGTCTGCGATGCCGGGGTCTCGATCCCGTCGCCGTTCTCGAGCTTGCTCCAACTGCCGTAATGGTTCAGGTAGGCGCCGAACATCCCCTTCGATTTGCCCGTCGTGTTGAAATAGACATCGGCGAGGCTCTGCATCGGATAGCCCAGTGCGACCTTGGCATACAGCGGATTCAGCCGTTTGTAGAGGTCGATATCCACCGTTGCGGCCTTGATCGGGGTCACTTCGAAACCGTAAGCAATCGGAGAAGGGGTAATACCGTAGCTGAATTCGGGCCTCAACTTGACCGTATCGACCAGGTTCGGCTTCACATTGAGTTTGTTCGCCTCGCTCACGGTCGGTTCGTACGCACGGGTCACCTCCATCTCTCGGTTCAGGTCGCCGGCTTTGGTCTCCTTGGTCTCCGCAGCCTTTTCGGTCTTGGGTTTGGAGGCGCTTTTGCCGCCGCGCTTTTGCGCCGAAACCGACAGGCCGCAAGAGAGCAGCAGTACCGCCAATATCACTTTTTTGTTTATCATCGCCGTATCCATATAAAACTCGTTATCCGGTTCAATCTCGCTATT
This window encodes:
- a CDS encoding TonB-dependent receptor produces the protein MINKKVILAVLLLSCGLSVSAQKRGGKSASKPKTEKAAETKETKAGDLNREMEVTRAYEPTVSEANKLNVKPNLVDTVKLRPEFSYGITPSPIAYGFEVTPIKAATVDIDLYKRLNPLYAKVALGYPMQSLADVYFNTTGKSKGMFGAYLNHYGSWSKLENGDGIETPASQTFNKIGVLGERRWTRYVLNGEIGVDYDMVTRYGYANPNPDMPLPASFDTTASGLRQHFTTVRGKVGFGDTFEDLSLFNFRVGVDAAYFNDRFDRAQTGMNAYLDLGKRFGGMHEVTLHTQYEGYFGMDELGGQDNHLVTVAPLYHLKAGKFDFSLGVDFTFNSRNFDRDLRGETEKSKCYFYPRFTLRYDGTNGYFVPFVEIDGRLKSNDYRTLASMNPYVGSAWAPNTSEYNGRVGITGSFSSAFSYKVYGGLTHAQDMATFANLFVPERQSYGNLFDVLNDTVTMWTVGADLEGRISGAFGIEASVQYKGFSKKRFDHVSGVPNFTGRLDLRYSIRDKMILTAGATLQSSRWFALSGREIMMSLPELIWQQVGTTVDVHFGAEYRISKAVGVFLQGNNLANQKLYPYYFYRGLGINVLAGVKLVF